A single region of the Planctomycetaceae bacterium genome encodes:
- the xylA gene encoding xylose isomerase, whose product MAEAFPGIAKIKYEGPDSKNPLAFKHYNAKEKIEGKSMKDHLRFAVAYWHAFRNGCSDQFGGPTRQMPWDDGTSSVANAQARVKAAFEFFTKLGVDFYCFHDRDVAPEAGTLSETNKNLDAVVKVLKSEQDRTGVKLLWGTACLFSHPRFMHGAGTSCNADVFAYAGAQVAKALEVTKELGGQGYVFWGGREGYKSLLNTNMPRELDHMARLLQLAVDYKKQIGFKGQFYIEPKPKEPTKHQYDFDCMTVYGFLVRNGLDKHFQFNVEANHATLAGHTFHHELETAAALGMLGSVDANRGDLLLGWDTDQFPTDIYDATMAMLTILKAGGFTTGGLNFDAHVARESFEPVDLFYAHIGAMDAFARGLKIAAAIRKSGAMDKFVAKRYASWDKGIGAKIEKRQVGLRELQQYMLKKGEADANESGRVELLENILNEFIK is encoded by the coding sequence ATGGCCGAAGCCTTTCCCGGAATTGCGAAGATCAAGTATGAAGGTCCGGACTCCAAGAACCCGCTGGCGTTCAAGCACTACAACGCCAAGGAAAAGATCGAAGGCAAGTCCATGAAGGACCACCTGCGTTTCGCGGTGGCCTACTGGCACGCTTTCCGCAACGGCTGCTCCGACCAGTTCGGCGGGCCCACGCGCCAGATGCCCTGGGACGACGGCACCAGCAGCGTCGCCAACGCGCAGGCGCGCGTGAAGGCGGCATTTGAGTTCTTCACCAAGCTCGGCGTGGACTTCTACTGCTTCCATGACCGCGACGTGGCCCCCGAAGCGGGCACCCTCTCCGAAACCAACAAGAACCTCGACGCGGTCGTCAAGGTCCTCAAGTCCGAGCAGGACCGCACCGGCGTCAAGCTGCTCTGGGGCACCGCCTGCCTGTTCTCGCACCCGCGCTTCATGCACGGGGCCGGCACGAGCTGCAACGCCGACGTCTTCGCTTACGCCGGCGCGCAGGTCGCCAAGGCGCTGGAAGTGACCAAGGAACTCGGCGGCCAGGGTTACGTGTTCTGGGGCGGGCGCGAAGGCTACAAGAGCCTGCTCAACACCAACATGCCGCGCGAGCTCGACCACATGGCCCGCCTGCTGCAGCTTGCGGTGGACTACAAGAAGCAGATCGGCTTCAAGGGCCAGTTCTACATCGAGCCCAAGCCCAAGGAACCCACCAAGCACCAGTACGACTTCGACTGCATGACGGTGTACGGGTTCCTCGTCCGCAACGGCCTGGACAAGCATTTCCAGTTCAACGTCGAGGCCAACCACGCCACGCTGGCCGGGCACACGTTCCACCACGAGCTCGAGACGGCCGCGGCGCTGGGCATGCTCGGTTCCGTCGACGCCAACCGCGGCGACCTGCTGCTGGGCTGGGACACCGACCAGTTCCCCACCGACATCTACGACGCGACGATGGCGATGCTGACGATCCTCAAGGCCGGCGGGTTCACCACCGGCGGATTGAACTTCGACGCCCACGTGGCGCGCGAGAGCTTCGAGCCGGTCGACCTGTTCTACGCCCACATCGGGGCGATGGACGCTTTCGCCCGCGGGCTCAAGATCGCCGCCGCCATCCGCAAGAGCGGGGCGATGGACAAGTTCGTCGCCAAGCGCTACGCGAGCTGGGACAAAGGCATCGGCGCCAAGATCGAAAAGCGCCAGGTCGGTCTGCGCGAGCTGCAGCAGTACATGCTCAAGAAGGGCGAAGCCGACGCCAACGAGTCCGGCCGCGTGGAACTGCTGGAGAATATCCTGAACGAGTTCATTAAGTAG